One window of the Oncorhynchus keta strain PuntledgeMale-10-30-2019 chromosome 31, Oket_V2, whole genome shotgun sequence genome contains the following:
- the LOC118364617 gene encoding zinc finger protein 27 isoform X2, translated as MDKDKFAHDPCSWLEMHQFIGDLMVSGGALGLKDSPPAGPGSAPGSAQPRQVQAQVESIREARDISGQAQHHTCTCPGCPYSSSFSSFQTIKPRGTVSSQPEPSSTYSPELSQPQSQDKETSTHSPSPAPTTSTNQGTSSPSPLPQIPTFPCFCCRRGFQTCTQLLHHQQGAADFPFSQTHTHYHHHSPLTTCLPHHHSHHGLSSGTFSCLSCQHSFPSCSQLLRHQQGHNPPQNHVGGVTTVSPTLHPCMHCPASFPRPSQLLQHQRTQHAHKAGGFLCTECGRAFNSHSNLRIHLNVHTGARPYSCPDCGKSFSQSGALKIHRRIHTGERPYTCTYCGRGFPHLAGVRAHQRTHTGEKPYRCTQCGKCFTQSGALKIHTRIHTGERPFVCSLCGKGFSNRSGIRFHQRTVHGMVSDMGGGGGAGGSHRGRQSLGSSAAVGRPSANPNRIRNSPHTDVCSSITPAPTKILSPGSLLAPPGSGLTITSDKEAQFQSSGVKIHSGRAEPDSSREGRAQLYTCEDCGLRFEDAPSRNRHQTLVHYSTEGVEEDDLGDTEGEG; from the exons ATGGACAAAGACAAGTTCGCG CATGACCCATGCTCCTGGTTGGAGATGCACCAGTTCATTGGAGACCTGATGGTGTCTGGGGGGGCTCTGGGGCTAAAAGACTCCCCACCAGCAGGCCCAGGCTCAGCCCCAGGCTCAGCCCAGCCCAGACAGGTCCAGGCCCAGGTAGAGAGCATTAGAGAGGCCAGAGACATCAGTGGACAAG CTCAGCATCATACCTGCACTTGCCCTGGTTGCCCATACTCTTCCTCATTTTCCTCCTTCCAGACCATAAAGCCCAGAGGCACTGTGTCCTCACAGCCCGAGCCCAGCAGCACCTACAGCCCAGAACTCAGTCAGCCCCAGAGTCAGGACAAGGAGACCAGCACCCATAGCCCCAGCCCAGCCCCTACCACTTCCACTAACCAGGGTACTTCTTCACCAAGCCCCCTGCCTCAAATTCCAACCTTCCCTTGTTTCTGCTGCCGCCGGGGCTTCCAGACCTGCACCCAGCTACTGCACCACCAACAGGGGGCAGCAGACTTTCCCTTCTCCCAGACGcacacccactaccaccaccactcccCACTTACCACCTGCCTGCCCCACCACCACTCCCACCATGGCCTGTCCTCTGGCACCTTCTCCTGCCTGTCCTGCCAGCATTCCTTCCCCTCCTGCTCCCAGCTCCTCCGCCACCAGCAGGGCCACAACCCCCCCCAGAACCATGTTGGAGGGGTGACCACAGTGTCCCCCACCCTACACCCATGCATGCACTGTCCAGCCTCCTTCCCCCGACCTTCTCAGCTGCTACAACACCAGCGCACCCAGCACGCTCACAAGGCTGGTGGCTTCCTGTGCACTGAGTGCGGGCGCGCCTTCAACTCCCACTCCAACCTCCGCATCCACCTCAACGTACACACCGGCGCCCGGCCCTACTCATGCCCTGACTGCGGCAAGAGTTTCAGCCAGTCAGGAGCGTTGAAGATCCACCGTCGCATCCACACTGGGGAGAGACCCTATACCTGCACCTACTGTGGGAGGGGCTTCCCCCACCTGGCCGGGGTCCGGGCCCACCAAAGGACCCACACAGGTGAGAAGCCCTACCGCTGCACCCAGTGTGGGAAGTGCTTCACCCAGTCGGGGGCACTGAAGATCCACACAAGGATCCACACGGGGGAACGACCGTTTGTGTGCAGCCTCTGTGGGAAGGGCTTCTCCAACCGCTCCGGCATCCGCTTCCACCAGCGCACTGTCCATGGGATGGTGTCGGAtatgggagggggtggaggggccgGTGGGTCCCATAGGGGGAGACAGAGTCTAGGCAGCTCAGCTGCTGTGGGACGCCCCAGCGCCAATCCAAACAGGATACGCAACAGCCCCCATACTGACGTGTGCTCTAGCATTACTCCTGCCCCGACCAAAATCCTTTCCCCTGGGTCTCTCCTTGCTCCTCCAGGATCAGGTCTGACTATAACCTCAGACAAAGAGGCCCAGTTCCAGTCTAGCGGTGTGAAGATCCACTCCGGAAGAGCAGAACCAGACAGTAGCAGGGAAGGGAGGGCTCAGCTGTACACCTGTGAGGACTGTGGCCTGCGTTTTGAGGACGCTCCCTCCAGAAACAGACACCAAACTCTGGTGCACTACTCTACAgaaggggtagaggaggatgacCTGGGGGACActgagggggaggggtga
- the LOC118364617 gene encoding zinc finger protein 27 isoform X1: protein MDKDKFAVSHDPCSWLEMHQFIGDLMVSGGALGLKDSPPAGPGSAPGSAQPRQVQAQVESIREARDISGQAQHHTCTCPGCPYSSSFSSFQTIKPRGTVSSQPEPSSTYSPELSQPQSQDKETSTHSPSPAPTTSTNQGTSSPSPLPQIPTFPCFCCRRGFQTCTQLLHHQQGAADFPFSQTHTHYHHHSPLTTCLPHHHSHHGLSSGTFSCLSCQHSFPSCSQLLRHQQGHNPPQNHVGGVTTVSPTLHPCMHCPASFPRPSQLLQHQRTQHAHKAGGFLCTECGRAFNSHSNLRIHLNVHTGARPYSCPDCGKSFSQSGALKIHRRIHTGERPYTCTYCGRGFPHLAGVRAHQRTHTGEKPYRCTQCGKCFTQSGALKIHTRIHTGERPFVCSLCGKGFSNRSGIRFHQRTVHGMVSDMGGGGGAGGSHRGRQSLGSSAAVGRPSANPNRIRNSPHTDVCSSITPAPTKILSPGSLLAPPGSGLTITSDKEAQFQSSGVKIHSGRAEPDSSREGRAQLYTCEDCGLRFEDAPSRNRHQTLVHYSTEGVEEDDLGDTEGEG from the exons ATGGACAAAGACAAGTTCGCGGTGAGC CATGACCCATGCTCCTGGTTGGAGATGCACCAGTTCATTGGAGACCTGATGGTGTCTGGGGGGGCTCTGGGGCTAAAAGACTCCCCACCAGCAGGCCCAGGCTCAGCCCCAGGCTCAGCCCAGCCCAGACAGGTCCAGGCCCAGGTAGAGAGCATTAGAGAGGCCAGAGACATCAGTGGACAAG CTCAGCATCATACCTGCACTTGCCCTGGTTGCCCATACTCTTCCTCATTTTCCTCCTTCCAGACCATAAAGCCCAGAGGCACTGTGTCCTCACAGCCCGAGCCCAGCAGCACCTACAGCCCAGAACTCAGTCAGCCCCAGAGTCAGGACAAGGAGACCAGCACCCATAGCCCCAGCCCAGCCCCTACCACTTCCACTAACCAGGGTACTTCTTCACCAAGCCCCCTGCCTCAAATTCCAACCTTCCCTTGTTTCTGCTGCCGCCGGGGCTTCCAGACCTGCACCCAGCTACTGCACCACCAACAGGGGGCAGCAGACTTTCCCTTCTCCCAGACGcacacccactaccaccaccactcccCACTTACCACCTGCCTGCCCCACCACCACTCCCACCATGGCCTGTCCTCTGGCACCTTCTCCTGCCTGTCCTGCCAGCATTCCTTCCCCTCCTGCTCCCAGCTCCTCCGCCACCAGCAGGGCCACAACCCCCCCCAGAACCATGTTGGAGGGGTGACCACAGTGTCCCCCACCCTACACCCATGCATGCACTGTCCAGCCTCCTTCCCCCGACCTTCTCAGCTGCTACAACACCAGCGCACCCAGCACGCTCACAAGGCTGGTGGCTTCCTGTGCACTGAGTGCGGGCGCGCCTTCAACTCCCACTCCAACCTCCGCATCCACCTCAACGTACACACCGGCGCCCGGCCCTACTCATGCCCTGACTGCGGCAAGAGTTTCAGCCAGTCAGGAGCGTTGAAGATCCACCGTCGCATCCACACTGGGGAGAGACCCTATACCTGCACCTACTGTGGGAGGGGCTTCCCCCACCTGGCCGGGGTCCGGGCCCACCAAAGGACCCACACAGGTGAGAAGCCCTACCGCTGCACCCAGTGTGGGAAGTGCTTCACCCAGTCGGGGGCACTGAAGATCCACACAAGGATCCACACGGGGGAACGACCGTTTGTGTGCAGCCTCTGTGGGAAGGGCTTCTCCAACCGCTCCGGCATCCGCTTCCACCAGCGCACTGTCCATGGGATGGTGTCGGAtatgggagggggtggaggggccgGTGGGTCCCATAGGGGGAGACAGAGTCTAGGCAGCTCAGCTGCTGTGGGACGCCCCAGCGCCAATCCAAACAGGATACGCAACAGCCCCCATACTGACGTGTGCTCTAGCATTACTCCTGCCCCGACCAAAATCCTTTCCCCTGGGTCTCTCCTTGCTCCTCCAGGATCAGGTCTGACTATAACCTCAGACAAAGAGGCCCAGTTCCAGTCTAGCGGTGTGAAGATCCACTCCGGAAGAGCAGAACCAGACAGTAGCAGGGAAGGGAGGGCTCAGCTGTACACCTGTGAGGACTGTGGCCTGCGTTTTGAGGACGCTCCCTCCAGAAACAGACACCAAACTCTGGTGCACTACTCTACAgaaggggtagaggaggatgacCTGGGGGACActgagggggaggggtga